A section of the Caldilineales bacterium genome encodes:
- a CDS encoding ABC transporter permease, whose protein sequence is MASAEAAQSRAVGGTFKGKETSLWADAVRRLFHNKAAVVGLAIIAIMIVIYILADVIAPYSFATQVSRDANKVPQWMISLFPFTKGYAKVSTLYPLGTDDLGRDLFSRVVYGTRVSLSIAFLGPLLAMIIGTVYGGVSGYFGGRVDEIMMRIVDIMYAFPTLLLIILLMAFFRSSFAGLAEPGTLRYTMNALDAKMGGLLFIFIGISLTSWMGAARLTRGQVLSVREKEFIEAARSIGSNDRQIMWRHILPNILGPLIVAETLAIPAYISYEAFLSFIGLGVNPPTPSWGIMIADGARSIRSYPHIVLFPAIALALTMFAFNFLGDGLRDALDPRMRGTR, encoded by the coding sequence ATGGCAAGCGCAGAAGCAGCTCAATCCCGAGCCGTCGGCGGCACGTTCAAGGGTAAAGAGACGAGCCTGTGGGCGGATGCCGTGCGGCGCCTGTTCCACAACAAGGCAGCGGTTGTGGGTCTGGCGATCATCGCCATCATGATCGTGATCTACATCCTGGCGGACGTCATCGCCCCTTATTCCTTTGCCACTCAAGTCTCGCGCGATGCCAACAAGGTGCCGCAATGGATGATCTCCCTGTTCCCCTTTACAAAGGGTTACGCCAAGGTCAGCACCCTCTACCCGTTGGGCACCGATGACCTGGGCCGCGACCTCTTCAGTCGTGTGGTCTATGGCACGCGCGTTTCGCTATCCATTGCCTTCCTCGGCCCCTTGCTGGCCATGATCATCGGCACCGTCTACGGCGGCGTTTCCGGCTATTTTGGCGGACGCGTCGACGAGATCATGATGCGCATCGTCGATATCATGTACGCCTTCCCGACCTTGCTGCTCATCATCCTGCTGATGGCCTTCTTCCGTTCCTCCTTCGCCGGCCTGGCCGAACCCGGCACCCTGCGCTACACCATGAATGCGTTGGATGCCAAGATGGGCGGGCTGCTCTTCATCTTCATCGGTATCAGCCTCACCTCGTGGATGGGGGCAGCGCGGCTGACGCGCGGGCAGGTGCTGTCGGTGCGAGAGAAAGAGTTCATCGAGGCAGCCCGCTCCATCGGCAGCAACGACCGCCAGATCATGTGGCGGCACATCCTACCCAACATCCTGGGCCCCCTCATCGTCGCCGAAACCCTGGCCATCCCTGCCTACATCTCGTACGAAGCCTTCCTCAGCTTCATCGGCCTGGGCGTCAATCCCCCTACGCCTTCCTGGGGCATCATGATTGCCGATGGCGCCCGCAGCATCCGCTCCTACCCGCACATCGTGCTCTTCCCGGCCATCGCCCTGGCCCTCACCATGTTCGCCTTCAACTTCCTGGGCGACGGTCTGCGCGACGCCCTCGATCCTCGCATGCGCGGGACGCGCTGA
- a CDS encoding ABC transporter permease: MARFIIRRLLWMVLVLFVVSLLTFVMMHAVPGGPFDTEKALPPEIMENLRAKFHLDDPLWKQYGSYVVDVAVPQITTEKPKISVLNSTLIDFKVGSVYFRWMNFGPSFSSKSRSVSDILRDQFPVSMQLGIMAVLLAVVLGIPLGILAALRQNTIWDYAGMGVAIFGVSVPAIVLGPILVMIFAVILKWLPPSGWGAKPPFVFGFLPRTLNADYFRYAILPVVALGMAGSALIARLTRASLLQVIREDYIRTARAKGLPERAVITKHALRNSLVPVVTILGPYFAAVVTGTFVIELVFGIPGLGKYFVNSVSNRDYPVIMGTILLYALILVIANTFVDIVYAFLDPRIRIQ, translated from the coding sequence ATGGCGCGTTTCATCATTCGACGGCTGTTATGGATGGTGCTGGTGCTTTTTGTCGTTTCCCTGTTGACCTTCGTGATGATGCATGCCGTGCCCGGCGGGCCCTTCGACACCGAGAAGGCGCTGCCGCCGGAGATCATGGAGAACTTGCGGGCCAAATTCCACCTCGATGATCCCCTCTGGAAACAGTATGGCAGCTATGTAGTCGATGTGGCCGTGCCGCAGATCACGACCGAAAAACCGAAGATCTCGGTGCTGAACTCGACCCTGATCGATTTTAAAGTCGGCAGCGTCTACTTCCGGTGGATGAATTTCGGCCCATCGTTCAGCAGCAAGAGCCGTTCGGTCAGTGACATTCTGCGCGACCAGTTTCCCGTCTCGATGCAGCTGGGCATCATGGCGGTGCTCCTGGCCGTGGTTTTGGGCATCCCACTCGGCATCCTGGCCGCCCTGCGGCAGAACACGATCTGGGATTACGCTGGCATGGGTGTTGCCATCTTCGGCGTCTCGGTGCCGGCCATCGTCCTGGGGCCGATCCTGGTCATGATTTTTGCCGTCATCCTCAAGTGGCTGCCGCCTTCGGGCTGGGGCGCCAAGCCGCCGTTCGTGTTTGGTTTTCTGCCCCGCACCCTCAACGCCGACTATTTTCGTTACGCCATCCTGCCGGTGGTGGCGTTGGGCATGGCTGGTTCGGCCCTCATCGCCCGGCTGACGCGCGCCAGTCTGCTCCAGGTCATCCGTGAAGACTATATCCGCACCGCACGCGCCAAGGGCTTGCCCGAACGCGCGGTCATCACCAAGCACGCCCTGCGCAACTCACTCGTCCCGGTTGTCACCATCCTGGGGCCTTATTTCGCCGCCGTGGTGACAGGCACTTTCGTCATCGAGCTGGTCTTTGGCATCCCCGGCCTGGGTAAGTATTTCGTCAACAGCGTGTCCAACCGTGACTACCCGGTGATCATGGGCACAATCCTGTTGTACGCACTCATCCTCGTCATCGCCAATACCTTTGTGGACATCGTTTACGCTTTCTTGGACCCGCGCATCCGCATTCAATAA
- a CDS encoding peptide ABC transporter substrate-binding protein, whose translation MFRNKSLFVLSVLLLAVVALSACAQATPQVIEKVVEVTKEVQVEVTKEVVKEVQVEVTPTPGPEMRPNVVRANFGPGDVPSLDPNVAEDTSSITVIDNSFVGLTRLNEVTSELMPGMATEWSVSDDGKTYTYKLRTDVPWVRWDGEQVAKVQSCPDDSGATTDRMVTAKDFEYGILRALTPATASPYAYVLAFAIQGAADYNNGVVTDTATVGVKAIDDATLEIKTVDDVAYNPMIHGLWTAYATPKWLIEGDDCTEARAERWIEPGFFQSYGPFTLKEWVHDSSLTIVKNPFWPGTDSVAQAKVDEVQFSMLDETAAMAEFEVGNLDATAVPLADIDRVKSDPNLSALYVVAPNLCTYYYGFNTTAPFVNDARVRRALSMSLDRQDLVDNVLKGGQEPAQWFARPGLTAAPTMADHPDLGIKFDAAAAKAELDAYLAETGQTMDQLDITLMFNTSSGHQKIAEWAQQQWKTNLGLDVNLTNQEWKVYLATIKGLDTPQIWRLGWCLDYPDANNFTREVFAVNGSSNPTDADGNPAGGLMWKNDQFEELVKQAATEKDLATRTDLYAQAEDILNKTDAAIIPIYWYARNTLTQPWIERTFSTGGHELYYNWSVKQ comes from the coding sequence ATGTTTCGCAACAAATCGTTGTTCGTCCTCAGCGTCCTTCTTCTGGCCGTAGTGGCGCTTTCGGCTTGCGCCCAGGCCACGCCTCAGGTCATCGAGAAGGTCGTTGAAGTGACGAAAGAAGTGCAAGTCGAAGTGACCAAGGAAGTCGTGAAGGAAGTGCAGGTCGAGGTGACACCCACGCCCGGCCCCGAAATGCGGCCCAACGTGGTTCGCGCCAACTTTGGCCCCGGCGACGTCCCCTCGCTCGACCCCAACGTGGCCGAAGACACCTCTTCGATCACCGTCATCGACAACTCGTTCGTCGGCCTCACCCGCTTGAACGAAGTCACCAGCGAGCTCATGCCCGGCATGGCCACCGAATGGTCGGTCTCGGATGACGGCAAGACCTACACCTACAAGCTGCGCACCGACGTGCCCTGGGTCAGGTGGGATGGCGAGCAGGTGGCCAAAGTGCAGAGCTGTCCTGATGACAGCGGCGCCACCACGGATCGCATGGTGACAGCCAAGGACTTCGAATACGGCATCCTGCGCGCCCTCACTCCCGCCACCGCCTCGCCCTACGCCTATGTGTTGGCCTTCGCCATCCAAGGCGCCGCCGACTACAACAATGGCGTGGTCACCGACACCGCCACCGTTGGCGTCAAGGCCATCGATGATGCCACCCTCGAGATCAAGACTGTCGACGATGTCGCCTATAACCCGATGATCCACGGTCTGTGGACGGCCTATGCCACCCCGAAGTGGCTGATCGAAGGCGACGACTGCACCGAGGCCCGCGCCGAACGTTGGATCGAACCTGGTTTCTTCCAGTCCTACGGCCCCTTCACCCTGAAGGAATGGGTCCACGACTCGTCGTTGACCATCGTCAAGAATCCCTTCTGGCCTGGAACCGACTCGGTGGCGCAAGCCAAGGTGGATGAGGTTCAGTTCAGCATGCTCGACGAGACCGCCGCCATGGCCGAATTCGAGGTGGGCAACCTGGATGCCACCGCCGTGCCGCTGGCCGACATCGACCGCGTCAAGTCCGACCCGAATCTGTCGGCGTTGTACGTCGTGGCGCCCAACCTGTGCACCTACTACTACGGCTTCAACACCACAGCCCCGTTCGTGAACGATGCCCGCGTGCGTCGCGCCCTTTCCATGTCCCTCGACCGCCAGGACCTGGTGGACAACGTGCTCAAGGGCGGCCAAGAGCCGGCCCAGTGGTTCGCTCGCCCCGGCCTGACCGCAGCGCCGACGATGGCCGATCACCCCGACCTGGGGATCAAGTTCGACGCCGCCGCCGCCAAGGCTGAGTTGGACGCCTATCTGGCGGAAACGGGCCAGACCATGGATCAGCTCGACATCACCCTGATGTTCAACACCTCGTCTGGCCACCAGAAGATCGCCGAATGGGCGCAGCAGCAGTGGAAGACCAACCTGGGCCTCGATGTCAACCTGACCAATCAGGAATGGAAGGTCTACCTGGCCACGATCAAGGGCCTGGACACGCCGCAGATCTGGCGCCTGGGCTGGTGCTTGGACTACCCCGATGCCAACAACTTCACCCGCGAAGTGTTCGCCGTCAATGGTTCGTCCAACCCGACCGATGCCGATGGCAACCCGGCTGGCGGTCTGATGTGGAAGAACGATCAGTTCGAGGAGTTGGTCAAGCAGGCCGCGACCGAGAAGGACCTGGCGACGCGCACCGATCTCTATGCTCAGGCCGAAGATATCCTGAACAAGACCGACGCCGCCATCATCCCCATCTACTGGTACGCCCGCAACACCCTCACCCAGCCGTGGATCGAGCGCACCTTCTCGACCGGCGGCCACGAGCTCTACTACAACTGGTCGGTGAAGCAGTAA
- a CDS encoding dipeptide ABC transporter ATP-binding protein translates to MAEDGKLLEVRDLKMYFPIRKGILIQRHVADVKAVDGISFDIKAGETLGLVGESGCGKSTTGRAILQLYHPTAGSVKFDNQELTTMKGETLRRQRRRMQMIFQDPYASLNPRMTVGSIIGEPLDIHGLAKGKARQERVQELLRLVGLNPYFVNRYPHEFSGGQRQRIGVARALAVNPDFIICDEPISALDVSIQAQIVNLLQDLQRELGLTYLFIAHDLSMVRHISDRVAVMYLGKIVELTDYASLYADPKHPYTQALLSAVPIPDPTVEEKRQRIILQGDVPSPLNPPKGCHFHTRCPRVMDVCRQVDPEWKDIGGAGKEHWVACHLYD, encoded by the coding sequence GTGGCTGAAGACGGCAAACTGCTCGAAGTCCGTGATTTGAAGATGTATTTCCCCATCCGCAAGGGGATCCTGATTCAGCGCCATGTCGCCGATGTGAAGGCGGTGGATGGTATTTCCTTTGACATCAAGGCCGGTGAGACGTTGGGTCTGGTGGGCGAATCCGGCTGTGGCAAATCCACCACCGGCCGTGCGATTTTGCAGCTCTATCACCCCACGGCCGGCAGCGTCAAGTTCGACAACCAGGAACTGACGACCATGAAGGGTGAGACGCTGCGGCGCCAGCGCCGGCGCATGCAGATGATCTTCCAGGACCCCTACGCTTCGCTCAACCCCCGCATGACGGTGGGCAGCATCATCGGCGAACCGCTCGACATCCACGGCCTGGCCAAGGGCAAAGCGCGGCAAGAAAGGGTGCAGGAGTTGCTGCGGTTGGTGGGGCTGAACCCCTATTTTGTCAACCGCTATCCGCACGAGTTTTCGGGCGGCCAGCGCCAGCGCATCGGCGTGGCCCGCGCCCTGGCCGTCAACCCTGATTTCATCATCTGCGACGAGCCGATCTCGGCCCTTGATGTCTCCATCCAGGCGCAGATCGTCAACCTCTTGCAGGATTTACAGCGCGAACTGGGCCTGACCTACCTCTTCATTGCCCACGATCTCTCGATGGTGCGGCACATTTCCGACCGCGTCGCCGTCATGTATCTGGGCAAGATCGTCGAACTCACCGATTACGCCTCGCTCTACGCCGACCCCAAACACCCCTACACGCAGGCGCTGCTCTCGGCCGTACCCATCCCCGACCCGACGGTGGAGGAAAAGCGTCAGCGCATCATCCTGCAAGGCGATGTCCCCAGCCCTCTGAACCCGCCCAAAGGCTGCCATTTCCACACCCGCTGCCCGCGGGTGATGGATGTCTGCCGTCAAGTCGATCCCGAATGGAAGGACATCGGCGGCGCCGGCAAGGAGCATTGGGTGGCCTGTCATCTTTACGATTGA
- a CDS encoding ABC transporter ATP-binding protein: MTTLLEVKGLETKFFTQEGVVHAVNGLSYKLEEGETLAIVGESGSGKSVGVMTLIRLIPQPPGKITAGEVWFDGRDLTKLSDDEIRQVRGNRIAMIFQDPMTSLNPVLTVGRQITEALELHLGMDKEQSRKRATELLELVGIPSAGSRLDDYPHQFSGGMRQRVMIAMGLSCNPQLLIADEPTTALDVTIQAQIVDLVRELKDKIGMAIIWITHDLGVVAGMADRVIVMYGGRIVEEARVNDLYGKPHHPYTLGLLNSVPRLDAAHQERLIPIDGFPPDLIDPPPGCSFAPRCTFRVDRCETETPVLEFVTSTRRVACWRWEDVISANENGGERG, encoded by the coding sequence ATGACCACACTGCTCGAGGTAAAAGGACTCGAAACCAAATTCTTCACGCAAGAAGGCGTTGTCCACGCGGTCAATGGGTTGTCGTATAAGCTCGAGGAAGGCGAGACGTTGGCGATTGTGGGCGAGAGCGGCAGCGGCAAGAGCGTGGGGGTGATGACGCTCATTCGCCTGATCCCGCAGCCACCGGGGAAGATAACGGCGGGCGAGGTCTGGTTCGATGGTAGGGACCTGACAAAACTGAGCGACGATGAGATCAGACAGGTGCGCGGCAACCGCATCGCCATGATCTTCCAGGACCCGATGACCTCGCTCAACCCGGTGCTCACCGTTGGCCGGCAGATCACCGAGGCGCTGGAACTGCACCTGGGCATGGACAAAGAGCAATCGCGCAAGCGGGCCACCGAACTGCTGGAATTGGTGGGCATCCCCAGCGCCGGCAGCCGCCTTGACGACTATCCCCATCAGTTTTCGGGCGGTATGCGCCAGCGTGTGATGATTGCCATGGGGCTTTCCTGCAACCCCCAGCTTCTCATCGCCGACGAGCCGACTACCGCCCTGGATGTGACCATTCAGGCGCAGATCGTGGACCTGGTGCGGGAACTGAAAGACAAGATCGGCATGGCCATCATCTGGATCACGCACGACCTGGGGGTGGTGGCAGGGATGGCCGACCGGGTGATCGTGATGTACGGAGGCCGAATCGTCGAAGAAGCGCGGGTGAATGACCTGTACGGCAAACCGCACCATCCCTATACGTTGGGTCTGTTGAACTCTGTGCCGCGCCTGGACGCTGCCCATCAGGAACGGCTTATCCCCATCGACGGCTTCCCCCCCGATCTGATCGATCCGCCGCCGGGCTGCTCTTTTGCCCCGCGCTGCACCTTCCGGGTCGATCGCTGCGAGACGGAAACGCCGGTCCTGGAATTTGTGACATCGACCCGTCGTGTGGCCTGTTGGCGGTGGGAAGACGTTATCAGTGCAAACGAGAACGGAGGCGAACGTGGCTGA
- a CDS encoding NTP transferase domain-containing protein has protein sequence MKAIVMAGGQGSRLRPLTVNRPKPLLPLVNKPIIAHIVDWLRRNGVDEIVITLQHQLDWFQSYLAGATGAGLTIEYQVEDMPLGTAGAVAQAKATGLIHADETVLVVSGDAAADIELMPLLAFHRQRQADVTVALYRNPTPLEYGMVITEADGRVTQFVEKPNWAEVVSDLVNTGIYVIEADVLDLIPGGGAADFSNDLFPSMLAHGRPIFGLPISGYWCDIGAPAAYLQANADLLHNRMQHESIGKHLAGDIWVGENVTIAPDAQLYGPIYLGHNVHIKPGAIIQGPAVIRDDTVVDQRAAISRSVIWRGCYVGEDAQIHGALVSRQCVFKARSSVQEGAVIGDRCVVGEDGIIFTNVKLWPGKEVDSGALVRESIIWGSRGRRTLFGRFGVTGVVNVDLTPEFAAKLGVAFGASLPKGSSVVINRDTHPSARMLKRAIISGLPAAGVGVWDLRTQPAPVVRYLTRVTDAAAGVHVRISPFDRRVVDIRFFDGNGLNLSRAKEREIERLFFREDFRRAQVDDIGAIDYAVDVEQRYSRAFLQALDGEAIRQGDFTIAVDYAHATTVDLMEPLLAELGVEGVGLNERVDPHLLSLSQPDWERAMVMLGKIVQAMGLPLGARLDVSGSQIFFVDENGAPIDDKVAAAAMAELVWRERPEATLAVPVDMPSLFEQMAAKHGGHVLRTKVDIQALMTAADEKAVTLAVDGNGHFIFPILHPVPDGMFALACLLQHLARGRTTLGEVVRGLPSFVWLHETAPCPWEAKGRVMRLVNERAESYVSTAIDGVKFHLDNRRWVHIRPDPDRALLHVVVEAPTDAEAQALLRSHLSWLHGLIVA, from the coding sequence ATGAAGGCAATCGTCATGGCAGGCGGGCAAGGCTCGCGGCTGCGTCCGCTCACGGTCAACCGGCCCAAACCCTTGCTGCCTCTGGTCAACAAACCGATCATCGCCCACATCGTCGATTGGCTGCGGCGTAACGGCGTCGATGAGATCGTCATCACCCTGCAACATCAGCTCGATTGGTTCCAAAGCTATCTGGCGGGCGCGACTGGCGCCGGCCTGACGATCGAATATCAGGTCGAAGATATGCCGCTGGGCACGGCCGGCGCGGTGGCGCAGGCCAAAGCCACCGGCCTCATCCATGCTGACGAGACGGTGCTGGTCGTCAGTGGCGATGCGGCTGCCGATATCGAACTGATGCCCCTGCTGGCCTTTCATCGCCAACGCCAGGCTGATGTCACCGTCGCCCTCTATCGCAACCCCACCCCCCTGGAATACGGCATGGTGATCACCGAGGCTGATGGCCGCGTCACCCAGTTCGTGGAGAAACCGAATTGGGCGGAGGTCGTCAGCGATCTGGTCAATACCGGCATCTATGTGATCGAAGCCGATGTGCTCGACCTGATTCCAGGCGGCGGCGCCGCCGATTTTAGCAACGACTTGTTTCCGTCCATGTTGGCGCATGGCCGCCCGATCTTCGGCCTGCCCATCTCTGGCTACTGGTGCGATATCGGCGCTCCTGCCGCCTATCTGCAGGCCAACGCCGACCTTCTCCACAATCGCATGCAGCACGAGTCCATCGGCAAGCACCTGGCCGGCGACATCTGGGTGGGCGAGAATGTGACCATCGCCCCCGATGCGCAACTCTATGGGCCGATCTATCTGGGTCATAACGTGCACATCAAGCCGGGCGCGATCATCCAGGGGCCGGCCGTGATCCGGGATGACACCGTGGTCGACCAGCGGGCCGCCATCTCGCGTTCGGTGATCTGGCGTGGATGCTATGTGGGCGAGGACGCCCAGATCCACGGCGCCCTGGTCAGCCGCCAGTGTGTGTTCAAGGCGCGCTCGTCGGTGCAGGAAGGAGCCGTGATCGGCGACCGCTGCGTGGTCGGTGAAGACGGCATCATCTTTACTAACGTCAAGTTGTGGCCGGGCAAGGAGGTGGATTCGGGCGCGCTCGTGCGCGAGAGCATCATCTGGGGGTCGCGCGGGCGGCGCACGCTGTTCGGTCGTTTCGGCGTCACCGGCGTTGTCAACGTCGATCTGACGCCGGAGTTTGCGGCCAAGTTGGGTGTGGCGTTTGGCGCCAGCCTGCCCAAGGGCAGTTCGGTCGTCATCAACCGCGACACGCATCCCAGCGCCCGTATGCTCAAACGTGCCATCATCTCCGGTCTGCCGGCAGCAGGGGTGGGGGTGTGGGATCTGCGCACGCAACCGGCGCCGGTGGTTCGCTATCTCACCCGCGTCACCGATGCCGCCGCTGGCGTCCACGTGCGCATCTCGCCATTCGACCGGCGCGTGGTCGATATCCGTTTCTTCGACGGCAATGGCCTCAATCTGAGCCGAGCCAAGGAGCGCGAGATCGAGAGGCTGTTCTTCCGCGAGGATTTTCGCCGCGCCCAGGTCGATGACATCGGCGCGATCGACTATGCGGTGGATGTCGAGCAACGATACAGTCGCGCCTTTTTGCAGGCGCTCGATGGCGAGGCCATCCGCCAGGGAGACTTCACCATCGCCGTCGATTATGCTCATGCCACCACCGTCGATCTGATGGAGCCACTGTTGGCCGAATTGGGGGTCGAAGGCGTGGGCCTGAACGAACGGGTCGATCCGCATCTGCTGTCGCTCAGCCAGCCTGACTGGGAGCGGGCGATGGTCATGCTGGGCAAGATCGTCCAGGCGATGGGTCTGCCTTTGGGGGCGCGGCTGGATGTGAGCGGCAGCCAGATTTTCTTTGTGGACGAAAACGGGGCGCCGATCGACGACAAAGTGGCGGCGGCGGCGATGGCCGAACTGGTGTGGCGCGAGCGACCCGAGGCAACGTTGGCCGTACCCGTCGATATGCCGTCCCTCTTCGAGCAGATGGCGGCCAAACACGGCGGGCATGTGTTGCGCACCAAGGTCGATATCCAGGCGTTGATGACGGCCGCCGACGAGAAGGCCGTGACCCTGGCCGTCGATGGCAACGGCCACTTCATCTTTCCCATCCTCCACCCTGTCCCCGATGGCATGTTTGCGCTCGCCTGTCTGTTGCAGCATCTAGCCCGGGGACGCACGACACTGGGCGAGGTCGTGCGCGGCCTGCCTTCTTTCGTCTGGCTGCACGAGACGGCGCCCTGCCCGTGGGAGGCAAAAGGCCGGGTGATGCGTCTGGTGAACGAGCGAGCCGAAAGCTACGTCTCCACCGCCATCGATGGCGTCAAGTTCCATCTGGACAACCGCCGCTGGGTGCACATTCGGCCCGACCCCGACCGGGCGCTGTTGCATGTGGTGGTGGAGGCGCCCACCGATGCCGAAGCGCAGGCTTTGCTCCGCAGCCACCTTTCCTGGCTGCACGGCCTGATTGTAGCGTAG